The following proteins are co-located in the Spirosoma montaniterrae genome:
- a CDS encoding serine hydrolase domain-containing protein, producing the protein MHRILLCLFLTATTVRAQYQPPIFADADRLEKLKAAFPIVEKLYRDRFEKAHYPGLAFGIVLDGKLVYSGGMGFANVAKKLPATPKSLFRIASMTKSVTAMAILKLRDEGKLRLDDPAEQYIPELKKHKYLTTDSPRITVRNLMTHSAGFPEDNPWGDRQLADSDADLLNLIKGGITNSNAPGVAYEYSNLGFAMLGRIITLVSGKPYQQYITDTILKPLGMTDTQWEYDRVPADRLALGYRWQNDTWLEEPLLRDGSYGAMGGLITSIEDFSKYVALHQAAWPPRSNADTARNAASPVKRSSIREMQQPWVFSGLNAQAKNAAGQVCAVTSGYGYGLGWSQNCTGRVAVGHSGGLPGFGSQWRILPDYGIGVIAYGNLTYAGLGSANTAVLDTLVTIGRLQPRQLPVSPILAQRKAELVRLLPDFTNAERSGIFAENFFPDKSADTRRKQAQALFATIGKVLNVGELVPENQLRGTFVVEGERGKIEVYFTLTPENPALIQQLDLDKL; encoded by the coding sequence ATGCATCGCATTCTCCTGTGCCTATTCCTGACAGCTACCACTGTTCGCGCTCAGTACCAGCCACCTATTTTCGCCGATGCCGACCGGCTCGAAAAACTAAAAGCTGCCTTCCCGATTGTTGAAAAACTCTACCGCGACCGGTTCGAGAAAGCCCATTATCCGGGGCTGGCATTTGGCATTGTGTTAGATGGTAAACTCGTCTATTCGGGTGGGATGGGTTTTGCCAACGTAGCGAAAAAGCTGCCTGCTACGCCGAAATCGCTGTTTCGGATTGCGTCGATGACCAAGAGCGTTACGGCAATGGCGATTCTGAAACTCCGCGACGAAGGCAAACTCCGGCTCGATGACCCCGCCGAACAATATATTCCCGAACTCAAAAAGCATAAATACCTGACCACCGATTCGCCCCGCATTACGGTACGCAACCTGATGACGCACTCGGCGGGTTTCCCCGAAGACAATCCCTGGGGCGACCGCCAATTAGCCGACTCCGATGCTGATTTACTGAACCTGATCAAAGGTGGAATCACCAACTCAAACGCGCCGGGTGTAGCCTATGAATACAGCAACCTCGGTTTTGCGATGCTGGGCCGCATTATTACGTTGGTGTCTGGCAAACCTTACCAGCAGTACATTACCGACACTATTCTGAAACCGCTCGGCATGACCGATACGCAGTGGGAATACGACCGCGTTCCCGCCGACCGGCTGGCTTTAGGCTACCGCTGGCAGAACGACACCTGGCTCGAAGAACCACTTTTACGCGACGGCAGCTACGGCGCAATGGGCGGGCTGATTACATCAATCGAAGATTTCAGTAAATACGTGGCGCTGCACCAGGCGGCCTGGCCCCCGCGCAGCAACGCCGATACCGCCCGGAATGCCGCATCACCTGTAAAGCGCAGCTCGATCCGCGAGATGCAGCAACCCTGGGTATTTTCGGGTTTGAATGCGCAGGCGAAAAATGCCGCCGGGCAGGTGTGTGCCGTTACGAGTGGATACGGCTATGGATTAGGCTGGAGTCAGAACTGCACTGGCCGGGTGGCGGTGGGGCATAGTGGTGGGTTGCCCGGCTTCGGCAGTCAGTGGCGCATTCTGCCCGACTACGGCATCGGCGTAATTGCCTACGGAAACCTGACCTACGCCGGGCTGGGCAGCGCAAACACCGCCGTACTCGATACGCTGGTGACGATTGGCAGGCTACAACCCCGTCAACTGCCCGTTTCGCCCATTCTGGCCCAGCGCAAAGCCGAGCTGGTACGACTCCTGCCCGACTTCACCAACGCCGAGCGCAGCGGCATTTTTGCCGAGAACTTCTTCCCCGACAAGTCAGCAGACACGCGTCGGAAACAGGCACAGGCCCTGTTCGCGACGATTGGGAAAGTACTGAACGTAGGGGAGTTAGTGCCTGAAAATCAGCTACGTGGCACGTTCGTAGTCGAAGGGGAACGCGGGAAGATTGAGGTCTATTTCACGCTCACACCCGAAAATCCAGCTCTGATTCAGCAGTTGGATTTGGATAAGTTGTGA
- a CDS encoding DUF4440 domain-containing protein: protein MKRFNSIILMMFFTTTSFGQVSNETDKTRIKNLIIESFDEIWSKLNSKNIDKYYTKDFLLLENGEVWNNDSITNYLNNAILRKPNPKRNNTIEIIEIKIADRMAWIAYQNYATFSTDNKIIRKVHWLESATAILTENGWKLEMLHSTRIKNE, encoded by the coding sequence ATGAAAAGATTTAACTCCATAATTTTAATGATGTTTTTTACGACAACATCATTCGGCCAGGTTTCAAATGAAACCGATAAAACACGTATCAAAAATTTAATAATTGAATCTTTTGACGAAATATGGTCTAAACTAAATTCTAAAAACATTGATAAATACTACACTAAAGACTTCCTGCTTTTGGAAAATGGAGAAGTTTGGAATAACGACTCTATTACAAATTATTTGAATAACGCCATACTTCGGAAACCGAATCCCAAACGAAATAATACAATTGAAATTATTGAAATTAAAATCGCAGACAGAATGGCATGGATTGCGTACCAAAACTATGCAACATTCTCAACTGATAATAAAATCATTAGAAAAGTTCATTGGTTAGAAAGCGCAACGGCAATTTTAACGGAGAATGGATGGAAACTGGAAATGCTTCACTCAACTCGAATTAAAAATGAATAA
- the namA gene encoding NADPH dehydrogenase NamA, producing MSLLFSPLTLKSVTLKNRIVVSPMCQYSSEDGFANDWHLVHLGSRAVGGAGLIFTEAAAVSSEGRITAHDLGLWTDEHIAGLRRITQFLTEHGAVPGIQLAHAGRKASHTRPWEGGKAVAPDQPMGWQTVAPSPVPFAEGGPAPAELAPDGLEKIRADFAAAAHRALEAGFKVVEIHAAHGYLLHEFLSPLSNHRTDEYGGSFDNRIRLLLDVVDSVQTAWPENLPLFVRISATDWTEGGWTADDSVDLAKVLKTKGVDIIDCSSGGNVPRAKIPTGPGYQVPFAERVRKEAGIGSAAVGLITSAEQAEAILANGQADLILLAREFLRDPYFPLHAAKSLGDDVSWPVQYERAK from the coding sequence ATGTCGCTTCTCTTTTCACCCCTCACGCTGAAAAGCGTTACGTTAAAAAACCGCATCGTTGTTTCACCTATGTGTCAGTATTCGAGCGAAGACGGTTTCGCCAATGACTGGCATCTGGTGCATCTGGGAAGCCGGGCCGTGGGTGGCGCGGGCCTGATTTTTACCGAAGCAGCCGCCGTCTCGTCCGAAGGCCGCATTACGGCGCACGACCTCGGCCTGTGGACCGACGAACACATAGCAGGGCTACGGCGCATCACTCAGTTTCTGACCGAACACGGAGCCGTTCCGGGCATCCAACTCGCCCATGCAGGCCGCAAAGCCAGCCACACGCGCCCGTGGGAAGGTGGCAAGGCCGTTGCGCCCGATCAGCCGATGGGCTGGCAGACCGTAGCTCCCTCGCCCGTACCCTTTGCCGAAGGCGGCCCCGCTCCTGCCGAACTGGCACCCGACGGATTGGAAAAAATTCGTGCCGATTTCGCAGCCGCTGCCCACCGGGCATTGGAAGCCGGGTTTAAAGTGGTCGAAATTCACGCGGCACACGGCTATCTGCTCCACGAATTTTTGTCGCCCCTGAGCAATCACCGCACCGACGAGTACGGCGGCTCGTTCGACAATCGCATCCGCCTATTGCTCGACGTTGTTGATAGCGTTCAAACCGCGTGGCCCGAAAATCTGCCGTTGTTTGTGCGTATCTCCGCCACCGACTGGACCGAGGGCGGCTGGACCGCCGACGATTCCGTTGACTTGGCTAAAGTTCTGAAAACTAAAGGTGTAGACATAATCGACTGCTCGTCGGGTGGCAACGTACCCCGCGCCAAAATCCCAACCGGCCCCGGCTATCAGGTGCCATTTGCCGAACGCGTCAGAAAAGAAGCGGGAATAGGCTCGGCAGCAGTCGGCCTGATCACGTCGGCGGAGCAGGCCGAAGCCATTCTCGCCAACGGTCAGGCCGATCTGATTCTGCTGGCCCGCGAGTTTCTGCGCGACCCGTACTTTCCGCTCCATGCCGCCAAATCGCTGGGCGATGACGTAAGCTGGCCGGTGCAATACGAACGGGCGAAGTAG
- a CDS encoding SDR family oxidoreductase, giving the protein MADHIRTALITGGSKGIGYGVAEVLIKQGIKVAITSRSSVAAELAAAKLNEIKPGYALGVAADVRDLASQQRAVAMIAQQWERLDYVIANAGVGHFAPIQELTPEQWQETIDINLTGVFNTAKATIDELKKTEGYFITIASLAGTNFFEKGAAYNASKFGLVGFSQAIMLDLRSDGIKVSTIMPGSVATEFANHQPSEKDAWKIQPEDIGHIVYDLLKMHPRTLPSKVEVRPTKPGGR; this is encoded by the coding sequence ATGGCAGATCACATCCGAACCGCGCTGATTACGGGCGGCTCCAAAGGTATTGGCTACGGCGTGGCCGAAGTTCTCATTAAACAGGGCATTAAAGTTGCCATCACCAGCCGGTCGTCGGTGGCGGCTGAACTGGCAGCGGCTAAACTCAATGAAATAAAACCGGGTTACGCGCTGGGCGTAGCTGCCGACGTGCGCGATCTGGCGTCGCAGCAACGGGCTGTTGCCATGATTGCGCAGCAGTGGGAGCGGCTCGATTACGTTATTGCCAACGCGGGCGTCGGACATTTTGCGCCTATTCAGGAATTAACCCCGGAGCAGTGGCAGGAAACCATCGACATCAACCTTACCGGCGTATTTAACACGGCCAAAGCAACAATCGACGAACTGAAAAAGACCGAAGGCTATTTCATCACGATTGCCAGTCTGGCCGGTACAAATTTCTTCGAGAAAGGGGCCGCCTACAACGCCAGCAAATTTGGGCTGGTCGGCTTTTCGCAGGCCATCATGCTCGATTTGCGGTCAGATGGCATCAAAGTCAGCACCATCATGCCCGGTTCAGTGGCAACGGAGTTTGCCAACCACCAGCCGAGCGAAAAAGACGCCTGGAAAATCCAGCCCGAAGACATCGGCCACATCGTTTACGACCTGCTGAAAATGCACCCCCGCACGCTGCCCAGCAAAGTAGAAGTGCGGCCAACCAAACCGGGCGGCAGGTAG
- a CDS encoding PQQ-dependent sugar dehydrogenase, with translation MKLFVLLSLLFLSVACREADNTPVDNTTTPPATGTTPTLRSQTLLTGYEIIWGMDFLPNGDMLFTEKRGRIYRFSNGTATQLTGLPNDIDARGQGGLLDVRVHPNYASTGWVYAAYSSTPSGSQGARLNLVRFKLNGNAITSTETIFQTPATNTWRGHYGGRIAFDRNGLLYLSIGEGGSGSYGGATAPNQNSQNLQNPWGKIHRLTDAGGIAAGNPVLPGTTAPGTIFSYGHRNPQGLAFDPATGQLWATEHGPRGGDEINLVQAGRNYGWPLVSNGVNYDGTPVSASPTREGIEAPLYAWTPSIGTCGLAFITSEQFGTWRGSLLTGALALTHLSRAEISNNRVTNVSRLLDGQGRFRNVIQGPDGAIYVSVEGPGRILRLTAE, from the coding sequence ATGAAATTATTCGTTCTGCTTTCGCTCCTGTTCTTATCGGTCGCCTGCCGTGAAGCCGACAACACGCCGGTCGACAATACAACAACGCCACCAGCTACCGGCACTACCCCCACCCTTCGTTCGCAAACGCTGCTGACGGGCTACGAAATTATATGGGGGATGGACTTTCTGCCCAACGGCGATATGCTGTTTACCGAGAAACGCGGGCGTATTTACCGCTTCTCGAACGGCACGGCCACGCAGCTAACCGGCCTGCCGAACGATATTGACGCACGCGGGCAGGGTGGCTTGCTCGATGTGCGCGTTCATCCAAACTATGCGTCTACCGGCTGGGTGTATGCGGCTTATTCCAGCACGCCGTCGGGTAGTCAGGGAGCGCGGCTGAATTTGGTTCGCTTCAAGCTCAACGGGAATGCCATCACCAGTACTGAAACCATTTTTCAGACACCGGCTACGAATACCTGGCGCGGGCACTACGGCGGGCGCATTGCCTTCGACCGCAACGGTTTGTTATACCTGAGTATTGGCGAAGGCGGGTCGGGTAGCTACGGCGGAGCGACGGCCCCGAACCAAAATTCGCAGAATCTTCAGAACCCGTGGGGCAAGATTCACCGCCTGACCGACGCCGGGGGTATAGCGGCTGGCAATCCCGTTCTGCCCGGCACTACCGCTCCCGGCACCATTTTCTCCTACGGCCACCGCAACCCGCAGGGACTGGCGTTCGACCCCGCAACGGGCCAGCTTTGGGCTACTGAACACGGGCCGCGTGGGGGCGACGAAATCAATCTGGTGCAGGCCGGAAGAAACTATGGCTGGCCGCTCGTCTCGAACGGCGTCAACTATGACGGTACACCCGTTTCGGCCAGCCCCACTCGTGAAGGCATCGAAGCTCCACTCTATGCCTGGACACCCTCCATCGGTACCTGCGGACTGGCGTTTATCACAAGCGAACAATTCGGCACCTGGCGCGGCAGCCTGCTGACGGGTGCCTTAGCACTGACGCACCTGAGCCGGGCCGAAATCAGCAACAACCGCGTCACCAACGTCAGCCGCCTGCTCGACGGGCAGGGCCGTTTTCGGAACGTGATACAAGGCCCCGACGGTGCTATTTACGTATCGGTTGAAGGGCCGGGCCGAATTCTGCGGCTAACGGCGGAGTGA
- a CDS encoding alpha/beta hydrolase has translation MPHLHQIGALLLLTALVFVAHNTLSAIPSRRIKNISYLTTTTPDTAAERHLLDVYTPRKKSEALRPVVVFIHGGNWTSGKKDIYWFIGRRLAKQGVVAVVINYRLSPAVQVPAMANDCARAVQWTTQHIAEYGGDPSRIYVMGHSAGGGLAALLATDDKLFTDIGVGKNPVKGAILNDPAGINMYDYLLKMEYPNDKQYLTSFGRNPEGWRDASPLYKVRPGLPPMLLYTGERTYPSIIAGTKALQEKLQAVGVQSQYRIIPRKKHVPMVAQMFWKRNVIYRDLLVLVK, from the coding sequence ATGCCCCACCTTCATCAAATCGGTGCGCTGTTGCTGCTCACCGCATTGGTTTTCGTTGCCCACAACACACTTTCGGCTATTCCCAGTCGGCGCATCAAAAATATTTCATACCTGACCACCACAACGCCCGACACGGCGGCAGAGCGTCACTTGCTCGACGTCTATACCCCGCGCAAAAAGTCGGAAGCCCTGCGGCCCGTAGTGGTGTTCATTCACGGCGGCAACTGGACCAGCGGCAAAAAAGACATCTACTGGTTTATTGGCCGTCGGCTGGCAAAGCAGGGCGTAGTGGCCGTGGTTATCAATTACCGCCTGTCGCCCGCCGTACAGGTGCCTGCTATGGCCAACGACTGCGCCCGCGCCGTGCAATGGACAACGCAGCACATTGCCGAGTACGGGGGCGACCCCAGCCGCATTTACGTCATGGGCCACTCTGCCGGTGGCGGATTGGCGGCCCTGCTCGCTACCGACGACAAGCTGTTTACCGACATCGGGGTGGGAAAAAATCCCGTGAAAGGGGCTATCCTGAACGACCCCGCCGGTATCAATATGTACGACTACCTGTTGAAAATGGAGTACCCCAACGATAAGCAGTACCTCACTTCATTCGGGAGAAACCCCGAAGGCTGGCGGGACGCATCGCCTTTATACAAAGTCCGGCCCGGCCTGCCGCCGATGCTGCTTTACACCGGTGAGCGCACTTATCCCAGCATCATTGCCGGTACGAAAGCGTTGCAGGAGAAATTACAGGCTGTGGGCGTTCAGAGTCAATACCGGATTATTCCGCGCAAAAAACACGTTCCGATGGTTGCCCAGATGTTCTGGAAGCGCAATGTCATCTACCGTGATTTGCTGGTATTGGTGAAATGA
- a CDS encoding DinB family protein → MQSLQPGPTDTVTNEQRAYAIDALHSTRQALHDAVNGLSAKQVAFKPSPDRWSIAECVEHIVLVEAGIFGGILKGMTYPADPAKRADIRVSDVDVIKAVRSRSVTMPAPEPFVPTGRFADIAEALRAFDNQRETAIQYVQTVDGDLRHHYFRHIALGWLDSYQAILLLAAHGERHRKQIEEVKSSPGFPA, encoded by the coding sequence ATGCAGTCTCTACAACCCGGCCCCACCGATACCGTTACCAACGAGCAACGCGCCTACGCCATCGACGCCCTGCACAGCACCCGGCAAGCCCTGCACGACGCCGTTAACGGTCTCTCTGCCAAACAGGTAGCTTTCAAGCCCTCGCCCGACCGCTGGTCGATAGCCGAGTGCGTCGAACATATCGTACTGGTGGAAGCCGGTATTTTTGGGGGTATTCTGAAAGGAATGACTTACCCCGCCGACCCCGCCAAACGGGCCGACATCCGCGTGTCGGACGTCGACGTGATTAAAGCCGTTCGGAGCCGGAGCGTTACGATGCCCGCCCCCGAACCGTTTGTGCCAACGGGTCGATTTGCCGACATTGCCGAAGCCTTACGCGCCTTCGACAACCAGCGCGAAACGGCTATTCAGTATGTACAGACCGTTGATGGCGATCTCCGACATCATTATTTCAGACACATAGCACTCGGCTGGCTCGATTCTTATCAGGCCATTCTGCTGCTGGCCGCCCACGGCGAACGCCATCGCAAGCAAATCGAGGAGGTTAAAAGCAGCCCCGGTTTTCCTGCCTGA
- a CDS encoding pseudouridine synthase, with protein sequence MPDRLSILYQSDDLVAINKPHGLLVHRSPIASDATEYAVQLLRDQLGQRVYPVHRLDRKTGGALLFALNEAMNTAMQQQFMDGQVRKTYLAIVRGYTPAELTIDYPLRRDDGNGKPETIVMQDAVTHLKTRRQTEIPLAFGQHATSRYSLVELTPETGRMHQLRKHMAHILHPIIGDRPHGCNKQNRLFLEQFQMNTMLLHAQQLRFRHPVLGEDITVEAPIQPEFSRMLTTLFD encoded by the coding sequence ATGCCCGACCGCTTATCCATCCTGTACCAATCCGACGACCTGGTAGCGATCAACAAACCGCACGGGTTGCTGGTGCATCGGTCGCCCATTGCCAGCGACGCCACTGAGTACGCTGTGCAGCTACTGCGCGATCAGTTGGGGCAGCGCGTGTATCCGGTGCATCGGCTCGACCGCAAAACGGGCGGAGCATTGCTGTTCGCGCTCAACGAAGCTATGAACACGGCCATGCAGCAACAGTTCATGGACGGGCAGGTGCGTAAGACATACCTCGCCATCGTGCGCGGCTACACCCCCGCCGAACTGACCATCGACTATCCGCTCCGGCGCGACGACGGGAACGGTAAACCCGAAACCATCGTAATGCAGGACGCTGTCACGCATCTGAAAACACGCCGGCAAACCGAGATTCCGCTGGCGTTCGGCCAACACGCTACCTCGCGCTATTCATTAGTTGAACTAACGCCCGAAACAGGCCGTATGCACCAACTGCGTAAACACATGGCCCACATTCTGCACCCCATCATCGGCGACCGTCCGCACGGATGCAACAAACAAAACCGGCTGTTTCTGGAGCAGTTTCAAATGAACACCATGTTACTCCACGCCCAACAACTTCGGTTTAGGCACCCCGTTTTGGGCGAAGACATCACCGTAGAAGCACCCATTCAGCCCGAATTTTCACGAATGCTGACTACATTATTCGATTGA
- a CDS encoding Fic family protein — translation MYIYHRRGWPTFHWSHEKLSTLLANIRYRQGKLVGHMASLGFSLRSEAILQTLTLDAVKSNEIEGEVLDPEQVRSSIARRLGIDTFQLVPVDRAVEGVVDVLLDATQKFGEPLTQDRLFSWHAALFPTGYSGMYKITVANWRTHEAGPMQVVSGAIGREYVHFQAPDAAVLATEMKTFLDWFNNATAIDPVLKAAIAHLWFVTVHPFDDGNGRIARTIADMLLARADGSSQRFYSLSAQIRKERNTYYNTLERTQRGDLDITDWLEWFLHCLNRALTATETMLTSTLTKAKYWEWLASKSLNERQRLLLNKLLDGFDGKLTTSKWAKIAKTSQDTALRDIQHLVDQGILIKQNAGGRSTNYELRPLDESLS, via the coding sequence ATGTATATCTACCATCGGCGCGGTTGGCCTACTTTTCACTGGAGCCACGAAAAACTATCTACTTTGCTGGCAAACATACGTTACCGCCAGGGAAAACTGGTTGGTCATATGGCCTCGCTGGGGTTCTCATTACGTTCTGAAGCTATCTTGCAAACACTCACACTGGATGCTGTAAAGTCGAACGAAATTGAAGGCGAAGTACTTGACCCTGAGCAGGTCCGCTCCTCTATTGCTCGTCGGTTAGGTATTGATACGTTTCAGTTAGTGCCTGTCGACCGAGCCGTGGAGGGCGTAGTTGACGTGTTGCTTGATGCTACGCAAAAATTCGGCGAACCGCTCACGCAAGACCGGCTATTTAGCTGGCACGCTGCCCTGTTTCCAACAGGTTATAGCGGCATGTATAAAATCACGGTGGCAAACTGGCGCACCCACGAAGCAGGGCCGATGCAGGTTGTATCGGGAGCCATTGGCCGTGAGTATGTACATTTTCAGGCACCCGATGCAGCCGTTCTGGCCACTGAAATGAAGACATTTCTCGACTGGTTCAATAACGCTACTGCTATCGATCCTGTACTCAAAGCTGCCATAGCTCATTTATGGTTCGTTACTGTCCATCCGTTCGATGACGGCAATGGACGGATTGCCCGCACAATTGCCGATATGCTGCTGGCACGGGCCGACGGCAGTTCGCAGCGGTTTTACAGCTTATCGGCTCAGATTCGGAAAGAACGAAATACCTATTACAATACACTTGAACGCACACAACGGGGCGACTTAGACATCACTGATTGGCTTGAGTGGTTTTTACACTGTTTAAACCGGGCGTTGACGGCCACAGAAACTATGCTGACCAGTACTTTAACCAAAGCTAAGTACTGGGAGTGGCTGGCGTCGAAATCGTTGAACGAACGTCAACGGCTTTTACTCAACAAACTCTTAGACGGTTTCGACGGTAAACTTACGACCTCTAAATGGGCCAAAATTGCCAAAACTTCACAAGACACTGCCCTTCGCGACATTCAGCACCTGGTAGACCAGGGCATCCTGATTAAACAAAACGCCGGAGGCAGAAGCACAAACTACGAGCTACGCCCGTTAGATGAATCGTTATCATGA
- a CDS encoding DUF3820 family protein has protein sequence MTNNLPPGTPAPANPELLLELLRYPMPFGKYKGRLLRELPTYYLEWFAKKGFPPGKLGMLLQTLYEIRINGLDYLLDELAKRR, from the coding sequence ATGACCAACAATCTGCCCCCCGGCACACCTGCCCCTGCCAATCCCGAACTGCTGCTCGAATTGCTGCGCTACCCCATGCCGTTCGGTAAATACAAAGGTCGCCTGCTCCGCGAGTTGCCGACGTATTATCTGGAATGGTTTGCCAAAAAAGGCTTCCCGCCCGGCAAGTTGGGTATGCTGCTGCAAACCCTCTACGAAATCCGAATTAACGGCTTAGACTACCTGCTCGATGAGTTGGCGAAACGGAGATAA